The Helicobacter mustelae genome has a segment encoding these proteins:
- a CDS encoding glycosyltransferase family 2 protein, with protein sequence MYPKTSVIVTTYNQKERLALVLDSLLCQSVQPSEILIADDGSREDTRALIEQYIASASTKILHVWQEDMGFRLSEIRNKALQQASGEYVIFLDGDMIVHRDFVRDHITFARQNVLLQGIRVLLDEEKTQAILKKKDFSLAFQTFALKAFRILFLAHQIYQKKHYNKSHLNLTKFLPIRGCNMSFFKKDAEKINGFNEDFRGWGREDSEFVARFLYAGGEVRYLKFAGIAYHLYHQENSRDMLAQNHAIYEDCIKNGHTTCANGLKKTNLF encoded by the coding sequence TTCTTTATTGTGCCAGAGTGTGCAGCCATCGGAGATTTTGATAGCAGATGATGGCAGCAGAGAGGATACACGTGCGCTCATAGAGCAATACATCGCTAGTGCATCAACAAAGATTTTGCATGTTTGGCAGGAGGATATGGGATTTCGACTCTCTGAAATCCGCAACAAAGCTCTGCAGCAAGCAAGTGGGGAGTATGTCATTTTTCTAGATGGAGATATGATTGTGCATAGGGATTTTGTGAGAGATCACATCACTTTTGCGCGGCAGAATGTATTGTTGCAGGGGATTCGGGTACTTTTGGATGAAGAAAAAACCCAGGCAATCTTGAAAAAAAAAGACTTTTCCCTAGCCTTCCAGACTTTTGCGCTCAAGGCTTTTAGGATTTTGTTTCTCGCACATCAGATCTACCAAAAAAAACACTACAACAAATCTCATTTAAATCTCACAAAATTCCTGCCTATTCGGGGTTGTAATATGAGTTTTTTTAAAAAAGACGCAGAAAAAATCAATGGTTTCAATGAGGATTTTAGAGGTTGGGGAAGGGAAGATAGCGAATTTGTAGCGCGATTTTTGTATGCGGGTGGCGAGGTGCGGTATTTGAAATTTGCAGGCATCGCCTACCATCTCTATCACCAAGAAAACTCGCGCGATATGCTGGCGCAAAATCATGCAATTTATGAGGATTGCATCAAGAATGGCCACACCACTTGTGCAAATGGTCTCAAAAAAACTAATCTATTTTAG